The Elgaria multicarinata webbii isolate HBS135686 ecotype San Diego chromosome 17, rElgMul1.1.pri, whole genome shotgun sequence genomic sequence GCCAGATAGGATTCCCAGGCCTCTGGTTCCCTACCTCTGTTCCAAGCAGTTGAACAGTGCTTGGACACCAGCCTGTCTGGAAAACAGATGCATGAAGGTTTTCTTCCTATCTGTGGCTTCTGGTTGCAAACAGGAACTCAGACAGGGAGGTGGTAGCCAGGTTCCACGCAGCAGGAGGTACCGAAAGAGAAAATAGATTTCTGCCAAggctcctgcccccctccctgcccttttTTTAGGTGCTAGATAGCATTGgttaaatctgtcaatttcagtttcattCACTCTCATAATCATGACCCTAAATTCATTTCAGTCTATTTCCACGTCAGTTTACGAATCCCCCGCCCCCGAAAAAGGACAGCGTGGAAATTCATGTGCTTTTTCATGTGTATTTCTCCTAGTGCACACATCTTCATACACACTTCCCCTAGCATGTACACTTTTTGCAAGTGATTGCCTTCCAATATATATGCACTGTTCTGCGAAGGCTGCATTTCCCCACCGAGCGTTTTGAGTTTCAAATTCTGCAATGGCAAATTCTGATTTCAATAGGCGTGTGAATTCTCGTTGGCATGTAGGTTCAGAGGGTGCTGGTCTTATAAGCCTAGGGTGAGAAGAAAGTAGACCGCCAGATGTAatggactcccagcattcctgaccattagccatgctggcaggggtttctgggagttgatgtcccaaAGGTCTGGAGCTCTAACTTCTGCCTACCTGTGCTATATGCTGCTTCCAGTGTTCTTCTGAGCTGGGCCAAAGTGCAGCTGAAAGAAACAGAACTCCCTCTCCTCAGCTTAAGGGGGGTATTTGTATTTGGCTGGGAAAGCAGATTGGGAGTGTGGAAGCCCCATAGATTCATTTAGCTGTGGGGCAGAGTTTAACTAGTTTGAAGTGAAACAACTGGTTTTGGGGTCTTGTAAACAGATCCTGCAAGTTAAAACTGGCTCGCTCCTGCTGCCTGGGAGATGGGTGTGTGACTCACGTTCCAGATGCTTGGAAGGACCAATTTCCTCATTATTGCTCATTGTTgtcgtccccccacccaccccccgtcaATGACTAGATCAGACCCAAACCTAATGGGAAGAGGACTTTGCATAACAGAACAGCATGACTCACAACGGAAGGAGGTTTCTCTTCTGGATTTCCTGAATGCAAAATGCAACGTTGTTGTGGATGATGATTTTGCATTTTTGTAGAaagtccccccttcccccccccaggttCAAGGGAAGAGCATCGCTCGCAAAAGCAGGTGTGCTGCTTCTCTCTTGAACCTTGCCAATGGGATCAGAGCCTTTCTCACTATATACCTACTGCTCTTTGTATGCTGAGGATATTCTGGTCCCACAAGgaataaaaaggaagggggggaaggcaCAAATGCATCACACTTTCGCCTAGATCCCCCGTGGTGACTCTGCCCACATTTGCCCTCTCTACTCAATACCTCAGGTGAACTCAGCAGAGCTGTGGGGTTTCTGCCAGCCCTCTGGCATGGCTTTTGCAAGAGATTGTGGTTGGAGGCAGCCCCCCAAATTTGTGGctagtggctcctatttcagtgggactgtgattccactctggggcaggatctacactacggctttataatggtttataacagttttgacaactgtttgggcccaggacacattacatataccgttttcatcaCGACTATGCTGaatgagctatccagggtgctgaaccctactCCAAAACCTatctagcaccttggatagcttctttacaaGCCTGgatggttctcactgaaaccagagtggattcacagccctcaCAACAAATACAGGATAGCCTTTATGCATCTCTTTTTACATGAAGCATGTGATCCTATGTTCCAAATTCAGCCTGCCTGGAGTCTCCAGGAGATCATATCCCCCTTCCCATGGTCCTCATCCAATGATCgcttggtgatttcctggctggTGTGCagtatctcccccccaccccgctaaaaggctgaaatggctCCCCTAAAGCTTTAGTTtatggctgtaagagctttaaaagaaaatatgctagtattttggctccgccactggaatgcggcccctgaagGGTTCttgggttctgcacccctgttctacgCAGTGTTTTTCAAGAGAAAGGAAACTCACTCAGCACTGACCATGAAGACTAGGTGCATGGTGAGATTCTGCAGGAActcgggagcgggggggggggggggagtgcacaatGCCGTCGCAGGCACAGAAGTCACCTTTCCCTTGGCTCACGGCTTTctttaaaacaaccaccacatgGCAGTGGTCATGGCTATATTGCCCAGCCTGGAGGATCCGATAGCACACTTTGGTCAGTGCTAATGAAGGCTATAGACTGAATATGCCAATGAAATGGAAGGAACTGAAAATGCACACACTCCAGTTCCTGAGTGGATTTTAGAAGTGCTCCTGGTTAAACTGCAATTCAAGCGCAGAGGGGGCAGTATGAACAGGAGGAGcaataaagcagggatgggggatcTGCAACCCAGGGCTGGTGTCGATGGTAGGCATTGATGGGCAAAAGCCGAGGGCTAACACCCcggcagaggcccactgacaagagctccctggggttactcctcctcctcttcaccattgaaaCTTgctttagttagttagttagttacaatatttatacacccgttccacatccaaaagatggaacaacagatagaataataacttcatattttttaaaaaaaacccactgtttttaaaagaacagagttctgatagAACCCCCATTCTGGTAAAACCATGGTCCGTCAcccaaggaaagcttcctgaaataatgatgttttcaggaggctccagaAGCAACACAACATTGGCACATCCTGATCTCCAaaagcagagaattccataggaagagggtcactacactgaaggctctcctcctggtggactccaatcagaccagaggtctatgtggagccaccaggaATGACCTCAGGGACTGGGCAGgtcggtaagggagaaggcactctctctggTGGTTCACCTGTCTCTAGCtttggtccagacaatggtggcagggaggaggaggaggaggaggaggaggaagaggaagaggaagaggagaagccatCACCTCTGCCCCTGCAATAAAGGAACTGAAGGTGTGGTGATCCTCTTGGCTGTGGGACCTGTCAGCAGAAAGCTTTCAAACAGGcgtccttctctctctttcctttcctccacttTGGTTAGCTGTAATAAAAGCCTTTCTTCAACTTCCCCAAACACCTTTGGCATCAGGAATCCTTCATGCCCAAGATTGTTTGCTAGCGGGCCTGAGTCCTCGGAGGGCGCGGCCCgctataaatcaaaataaaaaataactagATTTCTGCCGCCGACAAAACAAACATTGAAAACGATCAAGCACGGCACACGGAAAGTAATAACCTGTAAACTAATAAACTGACCAGACACTTTGATAGCACAATTCTCCTACGAGCGGCGATCGTTAATGGCCACTCTGAAGCGCAAAGCTTATAGTTTTCTACAGAAGGAGAAAATATTTCCACCTCGCAAGAGATCCCGGGGGCATGCTGGGTTTGCTCCTCGCAAAGTATGGGCCCTATCGATCACTGGAAATGACCTCCGCCTTTCCCCCGAGCTCATCCAGATCCCGAATAACAACACTGAAAAGTTAaagtgctttcttttttaaaaagatagaaaGAAGAAATGAGAGGCGATGCGCCACGGGCGGGTGGTAGAAATCATACACACCTAAATAAATAACGGAGCCTAAGAATTGTCGGGGCTGAGAGCTCTTCTCGTATAGGGTCTTACCAGTCACAGCACAATACTGCAACCCTAGGAGGGCAGCATGCTTTTTGATCACGGCACCTTTTTATTTCCTGAGTGTTAGGATTAGGAGCAAATGTCACATAGGTGGGACTTTAATCCACTAGTGGAGTGCCTCCTTCCCCTACAAAAGGTCCCAAGTTtatacttccaggatcagaggcagtatacctagctacacccattgctggggaacatgggcaagagggtgctattgcgcacatatcctgcctgtgggtttcctgtgggcagctggttggccactgtgtggacagagtgctggactagatggacacttggtctgatccagtgtggctcttctgatggtcttatttatttttaccccacACTTCAGCCCAAAAGGTCTTTCAGTGCCAAAGTCCATTAGTAAAACAGCCGCGACCCTCAAGCTTACAGTCTAGAAGACATaatacacaaggaaaaaagggatGTGGAGGGTAGAGGAAAAACACCCCTGTGattcttaaaaacagcagttcTCAAAATACCGGCTGGGGTGAAAAACAGTTCAGGCAGCTTGATGGAACAGTTTAGGGAGGGCCCAGCGATAGGATAACCCTGCTCGTCTTTCTACAGCATGTTCAATCCTTAACAGCTCCCATTTCaaagatcagtggaggctggtggctccaatgccagtggggcggtgaatccgctctgggtttcagtcagaactctgcagGAGCTTTGCAAAGtacagatagctcctttagtgttctgaatgattctgactgaaacccagagtggattcacagccccactgtggCATCAcaaccaccagcctccgctgggtaGCATCTCTTTCTATCTGAAAAGATGTAAGTGCCTGATTTAGGataaggtagcttcttaaacCATAGgcaagggctgtggctcagtggcagagttacggtttttccatgcagaaggtctcaggttcaatccccggcatctccaggcagaaagatcgtagaatcatagaatagcagagttggaaggggcctacaaggccatcaagtccaaccccctgctcaatgcaggaatccaccctaaagcatccctgacagatggttgtccagctgcctcttgaaggcctctagtgtgggctatCTACCACCTTGGGCTCTGGCCACTCTGGCCTTTGGGttcttgaaataataataataataataataataataataatttatttcttgcccgcctctccattctgattgaggcggggaacaacactaaatataaaatacttaaactgaattaaaacataatatacattgttaaaaacatcctaaaacatcctaaaattccactggataggcctgccggaagataaCAGTCTTTACagatttcttaaatgctgatagactgttaagttgatgagtctcttccggcaggccattccactgtctgggagcagcagaagagacggtcccctgggtaatacttgtcagttTAACTATGACTGATtgaaatagattcttcccaggggacctgagtgtgtggggcggattgtacgtgAGAAGGCgttcccgcaggtaacctggacccaaaccatgtagggctttaaaggtgataaccaacactttatatttcgcctggaaactaattggcagccagtgaagagattttaaaactggtgtaatgtggtccccctaggtgtaccagtgaccagcctggctgccatgttttgaacttgttgaagtttccggactaggcacaaaggtagccctatgtagagcgcattgcagaagtcgagccttgaagttaccagcgcgtgcacggccgtctttaggtcttctgagtCTAGGAAGGAGCGCAGCTATCATGCTTTTACCTTGGTGGAGGAAGCCGCCCTGGGCCCTGCACCACATCCCGCACAACCTGAACACCAGCCCTTCAGCACCCACCCAAGTGGAGCAGGCCTCTTTGGGCCCAGGAATAAACTATACCCCCAAGTCATTGCTGTTTAGTTCGCTTGAAGTCTTCAGGGAAGGTTTGCTGACAACCGCAATCATTATCTATGCCGAACAGGTCAGCCTCTCTGAGTGACTGCAGGAAGCAGGAGAAGAGAGGCGGAGGAGGCCGGACGGTGCAAGGGAAAGGCAGCGAGGAAGGTGAAAAGGAACCCAGCCCTACCGTTCCTTTAGGGAAGGAAATGTGATGGAAGAgcctttctgtggaactctgcTTCCCTCTAGCGGTGCTGAAGCACAGCTTTTCTCCAGCCAGTGCCAGCATCTTCCAGGGACACGAGGGAGCAATTTACAGCTGTTCTAAAACATCTGCATTTGATAATCCAGACCCAGTTGAAGATGCTAGAGGTGGAAAACCTGGGGCCATCCAGATGCAGTTGGAttccaaatcccatcatctctgaccatgagccatgctggccaggactgatgggtgttgtagtccaacaccatccATAGGGTTCCTGGTGCCTGACCCCACTTTATATGGTCTCAGTCCACACACCTCTTGGAACATCTTCTGCTATGAAAGCCTTCAAATCTACCATGAAATCCTGCACCAGGTAGGGTTGTTGTTTACCAGAAGCAGGGTCTTTTCGGTGATGGCTCTTGGGTTGTGCAATGCTTTCCTCCAGGAACGCCATAGCTGGTCTTCCCTGACCtgtctctttttttccctttattaCTTCTGTTGTATTTTCTTTTGTCTTggcttttatttgtatttttttaagagCTTGCACACATTTTGTTTATTCTTTTTTGCAGAAACGTGGTCTATAAATGGTGTTTTTGTAAATGATTCAATAAAGAAATTAAAGGTCTGTCACTTTCAGGAAGGGGGAAAATAAGAGCTGTGTATTTATAAGATATTTTAGGGGTGTGCCATCTTCTCTAAAACAATTACATTTAAATCACATCTGATTTGTTTAGTTTATTAATTGGTAATATTAATAAATTTAAATTCTGTCAATCAGCTAAAGAAGTATCCCTGATTAATCATTGCAAATGTTTTCcttatatgcaaatatatgctaGTTAATGAGATGaacggtgcaatcctgtgcatgtctattcagatgtaGCTACCTGATCTTTTAAATATCAAGGAGTGcgcttcattgaactcaatgaacaCAACGGAtgtggaaggaagaggaaaacaagccaaATTTTTAAACTTACAAAGTTTGTGTGTGGAAGAGGCTGAATGGGAGGAGCCAAAGGGAGATGGTGTCTCAGCACAGCTGAGTTTGCCCTGCAGTTTCAACACTTCCTCTGCTGCACCCTGATGGAACAGCTCCTTGTAGACAAACAAATTGCGAGTCAAATATATCATTGTTATTGTTGCGGAGAAAGTAATACTATGGTCCCTGGGCAAGCGCCCCGGATACCATAGGATAGATTCAGATTTCCACTTCAAAAGTCAGAGTCAGCACTCTGGCTTTGGAAAGTTGGAGATCCAAACGCATCCAGCACAGGAGGAACCTCAGGCCGAGGTCAGTAAAGCAACCTTGAAGGCGGGAGCAGGACAAAAGGTGGCATTTCAGTGGGTGAGAGGGGACAGGAAAGTGAGCCTCTCCTCTTCTTATATGCTGTGCATTGGGCACAGCATATCCACCAAgcatttcctcatttttattCGATATAAatggaatgtattattatttatggcTTCTTTCTTTACCGCATGGCATGCTTTTTTTATTCTGTGAGGTTTACGGTGCAATCCCTATGTACGTTTAGAcactttttccctgtctaaacatgcataggattgcatccttagtgttgtgctgtttttattcccaTAATGGTTTTTATTCTGTGAGTTTTACtgttgtatgctgctttgggagcactcctgctctgaaaggcagccaagaaatatatcatcattatcaagagagagagagagagaatacagacacatgcgcacacacaagGCCCCTCCTGTGCTTTGAACAGTGGCGCCACAGGCCGAAGTTCAACAGAAGAGGCAGCTCTCCCTCCACCTgatggttggagaaagctgcgcCTCTTGCCCGCATTCCTGCCTCCGTGGTGCAGCAGCTTGAAGGAGACGCAGGAGGCCCGGCCGGCTGCCCAACCTCCCCGCCCCTCCAAAAActgttctttttatattgttgtttttgtgtttttaaattttctatacttttaatgtttactgtttttaacttttgtaaaccgcccagagagcttcggctatggggcgctatataaatgtaacaaataaataaataaataaaaaaggaacccTCACGCGGGAGGGGGcattctgtgcatgctcagaggccccCTGGTCCCTCAACGCTTCCTACTGCCGGGCGGGTGCTCCGCCCAGAAGAAGGCAGGACTTgagcggaggcggaggcggctgcaGCGGGCGGCGCCGGGGAAACCTGCAAGCTGTGGCCGGGCAGGGAAGCGGCCTTTTCCGCCGCGGAGCGAGAGGCCAGGCCGGTGTGGGGTGAGCACATCGGAGTCCATCGAAGCCTCTGCGGGGCTGACCGGGAGGACGCGGCGGGGGCCGGGAAGGACGAAGCTGCacgcctccccacccctcctcccattTTCACGACAGGTAATCGGGGCTGGAGCCCGGCGCGCATTGCAAAGCCAGATCCGTGCAGGTGGAAAGAGCGCCTTTGGAGGCCTCCTGCCCCTTTAAGAGGGATGCTGCAGGCAGAAGTTCGACAGGCTCGCCTCCTCCCGACCCCGCGTGCCTTAAGGCAGATCTAGCAGGGAGGGGTTTCCCACCCCCCAGCCTGAATTCTGGATAGGCATAaggtatatatataaaatttgcattggttttatttaggcgcaatcctatgcatgtttagacagaaaagcaggcctacaactcccagcatgcctcatccTGCATGGCGTAAGAaacaggcctacaactcccagcaagcctcATCCTGCATGGGGTAAGAaacaggcctacaactcccagcatgcctcatccTGCGTGGGGTAAGAaacaggcctacaactcccagcgtgcccctgccagcatgggaggtgggagtcctacaactcccagcctggtgatttttttttgtttagtgaTACCCTGTTCTTATCCACATCTTACAGCTGCTGTGTATTCATGTGCACACCTGAATTGTGGTAAAGCGGACCATGTCAGCCGCCTTGTGttgcttggaagaaaaaaggcaggatataataaatataaaacaaaaacaaatccacagCACTCTTTGATACGTCTGCATTTAAGCAAAGGGCTGCTTTTAAATTAGGCCTTCCTCAGTTCCCGGAAATAATAATTTAGAAAGCTGCTGTCCCACTGGATGTAAACCTGCATCTGCTAAAAGTGTTCCTCTTTCtaaaactgtttttaaatattATGACCTTTCCCCGTCGATTTGTTGGTTCAGACGGAATTAACGATTGATCGTTTCCAATGGCAGTGAAAAGCCGCCGCCATGGCTGCCGACCCTGTCCTGTCCTCCAAGCAGGCTGAAGAGGTGGTCCGGGGCATCCCGACGGAGGTGGTGTGCACGGCTTTTGGGAACACGATCCTGGTGGTGGTGACGCAGTACAGGAAGATGGGGACCCTCGTCTTGGTGGAGCCGAACGTGGTGGCGGACGGCATCAGCACCCCCTTGCTCACCACGAAAGTACTCCTCGGCAAAGATGAGGTATgtctccttcttttcttctctccctcaGCTTCCCTCAAAGTGCcagccttctctttctctctgtgcctCTTCCTCCCTGACTCCGTTTTCCTCCAGGAGACCGACTTTcttgtctctttctttctcatttcTGCCCCACCTTTCTATCGGAATACACGAGGCAGCAAACAACCACACGGAAGGAAGTTACGTACAGCAACTAGAAGAGTGGTTGCAAATAAAGAACGCTAAAATGTCACCTTAGAACAATTTGGGAATAGAAAGTTAGAACGGAAAGCGTTGGAGGCTTAGAAAGCAGCACTCCAAAATGCCTTGGGATAACGATAGAACTTAGCTGCCAGTCACGCTTCTCTGGAGGGGCTTTCCAGATTCATGGTGCCACAACAAAGAAGTCCCTGTCCCTCATGTCCACTCACCTTTTAGTAGGaacttccgggggggggggttaggggcAGCGACAGAATCCCTTTGGAGTTGGTGAGGCTTTGGAGGGCTTTCTAAAAGGATGGGTCTGTCCTACAGAAACCCCTACTCCATGCTTTAACTGAGCACAAATTCTCACAACCTGCAGATTTAGCGATTTCTGGATTGTCCCACTTCTGTTTGCATCGTGTGTATGGACGCACTTCCATACAAAGTAATGCTGGACGCAGACTACCAATATTGTCATACGACATCACAAATTGTCCACGTCTTGTCATTAGACAGGAGCTGGGCTCCTTACTGCAGAAGAGACACAGTAAAGTGTGGGAGGTTACCTTCTTTGAGCAAACCTCTGCTTCCTTTCAGCCTCTTATCCACATCTGTGCCAAGCATCTCGTAACCTCGGTGTCCCAGGAAGCGGGGAATAAACCGGTTCTCCTGGCGATGGCCTTGAAGGATAAAAGCATCGAGGGAATCCGAATTCTGCAGGAGGTGATCTGCCGGTGCCGTGTGTGGTGAGATGCCTCCAGCGTGAAAGCCATTATGCCTCCCGGAGACGTCCTCTTCCTCTACCTGAACTGGACTTTGGCCCTTTTGGCCGGACCTTGTTTTTGGATGTGAACTATATGCTTTTGCCACACGGTTTGGTTTCTTTCTGTTTCGttcctggtattattattatttagaacatagaaaaaaacaaaaaaaatattgggATAGCGAGATTAGAAAACATAAGGGCAAAATTCATTCGTAACAGGCTTGACTTCCTAATGGGAATCTACTCCTAGCAAGCTGGCTGTGTATAACGTAGTGTaacttaacaaaaaaaaatctctccaaaTCTCCGTT encodes the following:
- the PSMG3 gene encoding proteasome assembly chaperone 3; its protein translation is MAADPVLSSKQAEEVVRGIPTEVVCTAFGNTILVVVTQYRKMGTLVLVEPNVVADGISTPLLTTKVLLGKDEPLIHICAKHLVTSVSQEAGNKPVLLAMALKDKSIEGIRILQEVICRCRVW